Proteins found in one Mycoplasma ovis str. Michigan genomic segment:
- a CDS encoding coiled-coil domain-containing protein, whose translation MNKKDLYVIESALSVLESSPKESVFQLSQKLVDRWINLKLFSPLKDKNFPDFKYSLTHKSRKYLLKQLDNECFILCHRSIVSKAFSQLNKLSEVKKVVKIIYLEETLKQKVVDKEKAFKKSKDSTNLTWNYSIPALFHLFSFKELNFKEQREIKNFFYLSWSAENQLSDSQGKGIYVYQEDYEEFALEVQKHLKKKERGVKESVNLSSPFESPEDLFSNISFSGAGDSSDSDQKPDGKEILFESEEESENEIQKKLRDNLIELLPTPMDSYKELISNLPREKMRARYFNPNFPISSVVELNNSYHFWALISPQYQDVEGFWIKLKNFYCSLSAYEIEQLINSQEFTPKHIWLQIQQKTTLNSYDSKSNSFKEILDNKLEGLQSKNEQLTSQLNVLRENLLKQGKYPDTDLLYLQSMREKKKLLEEIENTFKVLRNYSDKLKQYSEKHPEFSPNFYLSIFGSNSILTKYDSLVCDAFLDLNEQINEIVFYQQEVERLLFERLSALHQARKAEMKLEFLEKDDSLSKLVFAQQKSIDQRNRAEELKRLEIQGALELTKNTIQKEIEEEKFKLSNYLDRLQQLDYYPDFEEQSQHLRSQKAAHRKKIEEYRGEIYGLKLKAELIEQKYNSFITAIREQILEFQKEISDIYSGHLSLIHSSINQVWEDWTNEGIGHIERILARKKELIKEFSEIIVLELKNMYLNQDNLLEESRARKKEWERVYQEMVDEFKTLGYFLETPKPSENYHKYLPKMDKSLFNLSPEMQKLIYYRPNFKYTKPKVNELIGLSPRLLNDDEFLVIDQVWTKLTPIQEHKLREKIAKESNEKEKEKLEELIQKAQDDLYKRLEAKNYKFKTLTIEKDFPQEVDEEERYKKLKAFEKASFHNWKEMHFTSSELRYKFKDMLTHLSKKLFTLKEVEPWGDQINITDKGKLEDPSIVEKLSEFDYFVKTSEKLSLVDSCPLSSFKAEETDLYDLEDEDYLSILEALDEGHTSFRAQPKKGLIPKLDDWSKLNLKKYREEKKKVDITEIKEGLQSLEKEIQTLQKVSGNYREACEMERNRRELLFSEMKENLNDLRKYLEKEEDELNKIFADTSDMIDLNFEELDRRLEARRKLIAEIKESRGNI comes from the coding sequence GTGAACAAGAAAGATCTATACGTAATTGAATCTGCATTATCAGTTTTAGAGTCTAGCCCGAAAGAATCTGTCTTTCAACTATCTCAAAAATTAGTAGATCGTTGAATAAATTTAAAGCTCTTTTCTCCATTAAAAGACAAAAATTTTCCTGACTTCAAATATTCTTTAACTCACAAAAGTAGAAAGTATTTATTAAAACAACTAGACAATGAATGTTTTATTCTTTGTCATAGGTCAATTGTTTCAAAAGCATTTTCCCAATTAAACAAACTTTCAGAAGTTAAGAAAGTTGTAAAGATTATTTATTTAGAAGAAACTCTAAAACAAAAAGTTGTAGACAAAGAAAAAGCTTTTAAAAAATCTAAAGATTCAACTAATTTAACTTGAAATTACTCCATTCCAGCACTTTTTCATCTATTTTCTTTTAAAGAATTAAATTTCAAGGAGCAAAGAGAAATCAAAAATTTCTTTTATCTAAGTTGGTCTGCAGAAAATCAATTATCTGATTCACAAGGCAAAGGAATTTATGTATATCAAGAAGACTATGAGGAATTTGCTCTTGAAGTACAAAAGCATTTAAAGAAAAAGGAAAGGGGAGTAAAAGAATCAGTTAATCTCTCCTCTCCCTTTGAGTCTCCAGAGGATTTATTCTCGAATATATCCTTTTCTGGAGCTGGAGATTCTTCTGATTCAGATCAAAAACCAGATGGCAAAGAAATCTTGTTTGAATCAGAGGAAGAGTCAGAAAATGAAATTCAAAAAAAATTGAGAGACAACCTTATTGAACTCTTGCCAACTCCAATGGATAGTTATAAAGAGCTTATATCCAATCTCCCTAGGGAGAAAATGAGAGCTAGGTATTTTAACCCTAATTTTCCAATCTCATCAGTCGTAGAGTTAAATAACTCTTACCATTTTTGAGCATTAATTTCTCCACAATATCAAGATGTAGAGGGCTTTTGAATCAAATTAAAGAACTTTTATTGCTCTCTAAGTGCTTATGAAATTGAACAATTAATTAATTCTCAAGAGTTCACACCAAAACACATATGACTGCAAATTCAACAAAAAACAACTTTAAATAGTTACGATTCTAAATCCAATTCATTTAAGGAAATACTTGACAATAAGCTAGAAGGTCTTCAATCCAAAAATGAACAATTAACTTCTCAATTAAATGTTTTGCGCGAGAATCTCCTGAAACAAGGAAAATATCCTGATACAGATCTCCTATACCTCCAATCAATGAGAGAGAAAAAAAAGTTACTGGAAGAAATAGAAAATACCTTTAAGGTTTTACGTAACTACTCAGACAAACTTAAACAATATTCCGAAAAACATCCAGAATTTTCCCCTAACTTCTATCTTTCCATTTTTGGATCTAATTCAATACTAACTAAATATGACTCTTTAGTATGTGATGCCTTCTTAGACCTTAATGAACAGATCAATGAAATAGTTTTTTATCAACAAGAAGTCGAGAGACTTCTTTTTGAAAGATTGAGCGCTCTTCATCAAGCAAGAAAAGCTGAGATGAAATTGGAGTTTTTAGAAAAGGATGATAGTTTATCTAAGTTAGTTTTTGCTCAACAAAAATCAATCGACCAAAGAAATAGAGCTGAAGAGTTAAAGAGATTGGAAATTCAAGGTGCCCTTGAATTAACAAAAAATACTATTCAAAAGGAAATTGAAGAAGAAAAATTCAAACTATCCAACTATCTAGATAGACTTCAACAACTAGACTATTATCCTGACTTTGAAGAACAATCTCAACATCTTAGAAGTCAAAAAGCTGCTCATAGAAAAAAAATTGAAGAATATAGAGGGGAGATCTATGGCTTAAAGCTAAAGGCAGAATTAATTGAACAAAAATACAATTCCTTCATTACTGCTATTAGAGAGCAAATTCTAGAGTTTCAAAAAGAAATAAGTGATATTTATTCAGGACATTTAAGTCTTATACACAGCTCAATTAACCAAGTCTGAGAAGACTGGACTAATGAGGGAATAGGCCATATAGAAAGAATACTGGCAAGAAAAAAAGAGTTAATAAAAGAGTTTTCTGAAATTATTGTCTTGGAATTAAAAAATATGTATCTAAACCAAGACAATTTATTAGAAGAATCGAGAGCTAGAAAAAAAGAGTGAGAAAGAGTTTATCAAGAAATGGTGGATGAATTCAAAACTTTGGGATATTTTCTTGAAACTCCAAAACCTTCAGAGAATTATCACAAATATTTACCTAAGATGGATAAATCTTTATTTAACCTTTCTCCAGAGATGCAAAAACTTATTTATTACAGACCAAATTTCAAATACACTAAGCCCAAAGTTAATGAGCTAATTGGACTCTCTCCTAGATTACTTAATGATGATGAATTCTTAGTTATTGACCAAGTTTGAACTAAATTAACTCCAATTCAGGAACATAAGTTAAGAGAAAAAATTGCAAAGGAATCTAACGAAAAGGAGAAAGAAAAATTGGAAGAACTTATTCAAAAAGCACAAGACGATTTGTATAAAAGATTGGAAGCAAAAAACTACAAATTTAAAACTCTGACTATCGAGAAAGATTTCCCTCAAGAGGTTGATGAAGAAGAGAGATACAAGAAATTGAAAGCATTTGAAAAAGCTAGTTTCCATAACTGAAAAGAAATGCATTTCACTTCTTCTGAACTTAGATATAAGTTCAAAGATATGCTTACTCACTTGTCTAAAAAATTATTTACCCTAAAAGAAGTTGAACCTTGGGGAGATCAGATAAACATAACAGATAAAGGTAAACTTGAAGATCCTTCTATAGTGGAAAAGCTAAGCGAGTTTGACTATTTTGTTAAGACTAGTGAAAAACTTAGCTTAGTTGATTCTTGTCCACTTTCATCTTTTAAGGCGGAAGAAACAGACTTGTATGATTTGGAAGACGAAGATTATCTTTCAATTCTAGAGGCTTTAGATGAAGGACATACTTCTTTCAGGGCTCAGCCTAAGAAAGGTTTAATTCCTAAATTAGATGATTGATCCAAACTAAATCTGAAAAAATATAGGGAAGAAAAGAAGAAGGTAGATATCACAGAAATTAAAGAAGGTCTACAATCGCTCGAAAAGGAAATTCAAACACTTCAAAAAGTTTCTGGAAATTACCGAGAAGCATGTGAAATGGAAAGAAATAGAAGAGAATTATTATTCTCAGAAATGAAAGAGAATTTAAATGATTTGAGAAAATATCTAGAGAAGGAAGAAGATGAATTAAATAAGATATTTGCAGATACCTCTGATATGATAGATTTGAATTTTGAGGAATTAGATAGAAGATTAGAAGCTAGAAGAAAATTAATTGCAGAGATTAAAGAATCTAGAGGTAATATCTAA
- a CDS encoding Holliday junction resolvase RecU, whose product MYHIKHNLGAFVEKIMSHTAEYYINNNIAYFKKSHPEYIHVSKKSMKHTNLFDVSEHTYSMKVCSKGDLDFYGVYKGRYFSIELKETKKEIFTLSLLKQHQLEKLEKINSCGGVSLLLIHFFLQNSHFVLISYTELLKLLKLNKSKRFSLSDLRKIKSYELKIIFPSIFNLKETLDQILLDN is encoded by the coding sequence ATGTATCACATTAAACACAATCTTGGAGCTTTTGTGGAGAAGATTATGTCTCACACTGCTGAGTACTACATTAACAACAATATAGCTTACTTCAAAAAGTCTCATCCAGAATATATTCATGTATCAAAAAAATCAATGAAACACACTAATTTATTTGATGTATCAGAACATACATACTCAATGAAAGTGTGTTCTAAAGGAGACTTAGACTTCTATGGAGTATACAAGGGTAGGTATTTTTCCATAGAACTAAAAGAAACTAAAAAAGAAATATTCACTCTTTCTTTGCTAAAACAACATCAATTAGAAAAACTAGAAAAAATTAACTCCTGTGGGGGTGTCTCTTTACTTTTAATTCACTTTTTTCTACAAAATTCTCACTTTGTCTTAATAAGTTACACAGAGCTTTTAAAGTTGTTGAAGCTCAACAAATCTAAAAGATTTTCTTTGTCTGATTTAAGAAAAATAAAAAGTTATGAGTTAAAAATAATATTTCCCAGTATTTTTAACTTAAAAGAAACATTAGATCAAATTTTGTTAGACAACTAA
- a CDS encoding PolC-type DNA polymerase III: protein MDKFKWLLIEELELFNDDEFQELLDRSSLNWEFSPNRDHFFLIVEYFKEPKPQELFKFFNFFSRTCSIVVRQKYLYNSISFHRLLLSWFENFAPLEEEKLQAFLSNFKEANICFEFPQIILKSLNVAQENYFQKHLSNLQSFLEYIFEQKQIHLSIAKLENISSNTSTIPSEVVISEELFSENKSSITKKDSIISSSIRTLDSKVKGIFKLYSFEEVDGYGYRNQKMYRVGITNFSEHYLLVLGRFVPADKREQYIKILKVESWYEMEFQLNNTSSSGSRMMTNYDGWLLGCSLVDYPNGLVLKDDSPKKAFSLNVYTKYSSFDGLFSSGQWAEMVKDLGHEVIAFTDFNNVHVFPEAEKNVKKHGLKPLYGSEIEVIPENVKIVSNLHLLDPDKSIVFSIFDLETTGLNPLFDEIMEIYIVKYSGGVAIDNYHSYLKCDREISSEVIKLTNITPEKLDMLGRNKIEVLKEVKEYVAGTVLMAHNGLDFDLPFLNAQYKKAGLKPIQAPLLDTILLAKALEGEKKSKSYSLFALSKKMSINAVERDMQSAEYDTLCLVRLWKLWEKQLSQLSIDPYTYEQLESINTFFDQKKILRNYFGSNVIFFAKNQEGVRDLYELISKAHIDFFIDKPQLNWEVIQSKRSNLILLSSPTNSTVLNALFKDDFELFQEEGSKLDYLSLPPPSHFAHEINRGRYSLEEIQELLSKFYRWSKECNFKLLANYCLKFKWYEEIEQYKVLVHAKSIGGKRHPLFSAKSSNDVLPDFSLRTTERFIKEFDFLKLSESEIQELFFKYREEIVEFISSNIKINNSSLSLPKIAGAFENIKEYVNKKLEVKYGSKPNIYLLTTLNRELIGIQENKFETVYWCAHLLVKRSKAEGFLVGSRGSVGSSFLAYILEISEVNPLPPHYFCSKCSHFAINENTKESGFDLEIKQCPNCHIELQTDGQNIPFETFLGLERKKVPDIDLNFSGQYQQKAHNFLRELFGREHTFRAGTISAVAEKTAFALARNYLVDNEIEFNKGKLHWLSCNLTDIKRTTGQHPGGIIVIPKGDSIYKYTPVNYPANDTETEWLTTHFEKDALKDSLFKFDILGQDDPTILALLSKFTNLNLETISYRDKKILQMFSDISILEIPQEKLEILGETVGTLGLPEFGTEKTREIVKSCKNKICHFSDLIRISGISHGKNVWKGNIDRLISDHGLTLSEVITCRDDIMNYLLEKKIGIDKAFKIAESVRSGRGIPAEDLPTLKEVEVPEWYIACANKITYIFPKAHATAYVLMCWKIAFFKLYYPVEFYAAYFTITNKHFDIETLITNDLLEIKRKHQEYKIIVKNKASRENAEKSKYLVMIYEVALEMICRGISFRMVELNESLASTFKPDRVNKTILIPFSAILGLGAITAAQLEEERERNGIYKDRADLESRIKLNVSLLKLFENLKIISPKNI from the coding sequence ATGGATAAGTTCAAATGACTGTTAATTGAGGAGTTAGAACTATTTAATGATGACGAGTTTCAGGAGCTATTAGATAGATCCAGTCTTAATTGGGAGTTTTCACCCAATAGAGACCATTTCTTTTTAATAGTTGAATATTTCAAAGAGCCAAAACCACAAGAACTATTTAAGTTCTTTAATTTTTTTTCTAGGACTTGTTCTATAGTTGTTAGGCAAAAATATCTATACAACTCAATATCTTTTCATCGACTTTTATTAAGTTGATTTGAGAATTTCGCTCCACTCGAAGAAGAAAAACTACAAGCTTTTCTATCAAACTTTAAGGAGGCAAATATATGTTTTGAATTTCCCCAAATTATTTTGAAATCACTTAATGTTGCTCAAGAAAACTATTTTCAAAAACATCTCTCTAATCTACAAAGCTTTTTAGAGTACATATTTGAACAAAAACAAATCCACTTATCAATCGCAAAGTTAGAAAATATTTCCTCTAATACTTCAACAATTCCATCAGAAGTTGTTATTTCTGAGGAATTATTTAGCGAAAATAAGTCATCAATAACTAAAAAAGACTCTATTATTTCGAGTTCCATAAGAACTTTGGATTCTAAGGTAAAAGGTATTTTTAAGCTTTATTCTTTCGAAGAAGTTGATGGCTATGGTTATAGAAATCAAAAAATGTACAGAGTTGGAATTACTAATTTTTCAGAACACTATCTCTTAGTCTTGGGAAGATTTGTTCCCGCAGATAAGAGGGAACAATATATAAAGATACTGAAAGTGGAAAGTTGATATGAAATGGAATTTCAGTTGAATAATACTTCTTCCTCTGGATCAAGAATGATGACCAATTATGATGGTTGGTTGTTAGGTTGTTCACTAGTTGATTACCCCAACGGTTTAGTTTTAAAAGATGATTCTCCCAAAAAAGCTTTTTCTTTGAATGTATATACAAAATATTCCAGTTTTGATGGACTATTTAGCTCCGGACAGTGAGCGGAGATGGTTAAAGATTTGGGACATGAAGTGATTGCATTCACAGACTTTAATAATGTCCATGTTTTTCCTGAAGCGGAAAAAAATGTAAAAAAACATGGACTTAAACCCTTATATGGTTCTGAAATAGAAGTTATTCCGGAGAATGTAAAGATTGTCTCCAATCTTCACTTATTAGATCCGGATAAATCTATTGTTTTTTCTATTTTTGACCTAGAAACTACAGGATTGAATCCATTATTTGATGAAATAATGGAAATTTACATAGTCAAATATAGTGGGGGAGTTGCAATAGACAATTACCACAGCTATCTAAAGTGTGATAGGGAGATAAGTAGTGAAGTTATAAAACTAACAAACATCACACCCGAAAAACTTGATATGTTGGGAAGAAACAAAATAGAAGTTCTGAAGGAAGTCAAAGAATATGTTGCAGGAACTGTTTTGATGGCACACAATGGACTAGATTTTGACTTGCCTTTTTTAAATGCACAATACAAAAAGGCTGGACTAAAGCCCATTCAAGCCCCACTCTTAGACACTATTCTATTAGCGAAAGCTTTAGAGGGGGAAAAGAAATCTAAGTCTTATTCTCTTTTTGCACTATCTAAAAAAATGTCCATAAATGCAGTTGAAAGAGATATGCAATCTGCAGAATATGACACACTTTGTCTAGTTAGACTGTGAAAATTATGAGAAAAACAACTAAGTCAATTATCTATAGATCCATACACATATGAACAACTAGAAAGTATCAATACTTTCTTTGACCAAAAGAAAATATTGAGAAATTATTTTGGATCAAATGTAATTTTTTTCGCTAAAAATCAAGAAGGAGTTAGAGATTTATATGAATTAATTTCTAAAGCACATATAGATTTTTTTATCGATAAGCCTCAATTAAATTGAGAAGTTATCCAATCAAAGAGAAGCAATTTGATATTGCTCTCTTCCCCTACAAATAGCACTGTTTTAAATGCACTATTTAAAGATGACTTTGAACTCTTCCAAGAGGAAGGAAGTAAATTAGATTATTTAAGTCTTCCCCCTCCTTCTCATTTTGCACATGAAATTAATAGGGGAAGATATTCTCTAGAAGAAATCCAAGAATTATTGAGTAAGTTTTATAGATGATCTAAGGAATGCAATTTCAAATTACTAGCAAATTACTGTTTGAAATTTAAGTGATATGAAGAAATAGAACAATACAAAGTTTTAGTTCACGCAAAAAGTATTGGTGGGAAGAGACATCCGTTATTTTCTGCAAAATCAAGTAATGATGTCTTACCAGATTTTTCACTAAGAACTACTGAGAGGTTTATTAAAGAGTTTGACTTTTTAAAACTTTCAGAATCGGAAATTCAAGAATTATTTTTCAAATACAGAGAAGAGATAGTTGAATTTATTTCTTCAAATATCAAAATTAATAATTCTTCTCTTTCTCTTCCAAAAATTGCTGGAGCATTTGAAAATATCAAGGAATATGTCAACAAAAAACTGGAAGTTAAATATGGAAGTAAACCAAATATTTACTTGCTGACTACCCTTAATAGGGAGTTAATTGGAATTCAAGAAAATAAATTTGAAACTGTTTATTGATGTGCCCATCTATTAGTTAAGAGATCTAAGGCCGAAGGATTCTTAGTAGGTTCAAGAGGTTCAGTTGGATCCTCTTTTTTGGCTTATATTCTTGAAATAAGTGAAGTTAATCCTCTACCACCTCATTATTTTTGTAGTAAATGCTCTCACTTCGCAATAAATGAAAACACTAAGGAATCTGGGTTTGATCTTGAAATTAAACAGTGTCCTAATTGCCACATAGAGTTACAAACAGATGGTCAAAATATCCCCTTTGAAACCTTTTTAGGACTAGAAAGAAAAAAAGTTCCAGATATTGACTTAAACTTCTCAGGTCAATATCAACAAAAAGCCCACAATTTCCTAAGAGAATTGTTTGGGAGAGAACATACATTTAGAGCTGGTACTATTTCAGCTGTTGCGGAAAAAACAGCCTTCGCATTAGCTAGAAATTATTTAGTAGATAACGAGATTGAATTCAATAAGGGAAAGTTACATTGACTTTCCTGTAACTTAACTGACATAAAAAGAACAACAGGGCAACACCCAGGTGGAATAATAGTTATTCCTAAAGGTGATTCAATCTACAAATATACTCCAGTTAACTATCCAGCAAATGACACTGAAACTGAGTGATTGACTACTCACTTTGAAAAAGATGCACTAAAAGATTCATTATTTAAGTTCGATATCTTGGGTCAAGATGATCCAACTATACTCGCCTTACTCTCTAAGTTCACAAATTTGAACTTAGAGACCATTAGCTATAGAGATAAAAAGATTTTGCAAATGTTTAGTGATATTTCAATTCTTGAAATACCACAAGAAAAATTAGAAATTCTTGGAGAAACAGTTGGAACTTTAGGTCTACCAGAATTTGGAACAGAAAAAACTAGAGAAATAGTTAAATCTTGCAAAAATAAGATTTGTCATTTCTCAGATTTGATCAGAATATCTGGAATTAGCCACGGAAAAAATGTTTGGAAAGGTAATATAGATAGACTAATTTCTGATCATGGACTAACACTGAGTGAGGTTATTACATGTAGAGACGATATTATGAACTATTTATTGGAGAAAAAAATAGGAATTGATAAGGCTTTCAAAATAGCAGAAAGTGTTAGAAGTGGAAGGGGAATTCCCGCAGAGGATCTTCCAACTCTAAAAGAAGTTGAAGTTCCAGAGTGATATATAGCTTGTGCAAACAAGATAACCTATATCTTTCCAAAGGCACACGCAACTGCATATGTTTTGATGTGTTGAAAAATAGCTTTCTTTAAGTTGTATTACCCCGTGGAATTCTATGCAGCTTATTTCACAATCACTAACAAACATTTTGATATAGAGACTCTAATCACTAATGATTTATTAGAGATTAAGAGAAAACATCAAGAATACAAAATAATAGTCAAAAATAAGGCAAGTAGGGAAAATGCAGAGAAATCCAAATACCTAGTAATGATTTATGAAGTGGCTTTAGAAATGATTTGCAGGGGAATTAGTTTTAGAATGGTTGAGCTAAATGAATCTTTAGCTTCAACTTTTAAGCCTGACAGAGTTAACAAAACTATACTAATACCTTTTTCAGCTATTCTCGGATTGGGTGCAATAACAGCCGCTCAATTAGAGGAAGAAAGAGAAAGAAATGGAATATATAAGGATAGAGCCGATTTAGAGTCTAGAATTAAGTTAAATGTGAGTCTTTTGAAATTATTTGAAAACTTAAAAATAATTTCTCCAAAAAATATTTAG
- a CDS encoding tRNA (adenine(22)-N(1))-methyltransferase TrmK, with protein sequence MAEFISAILPIKHDFLLVDIGSDLGFLGIELLKRDMVKEVWNVELSKVSLKDSKEIYLKKNLDSQAKFIFSDGFQDIPLEGIKDYREIIIVLAGLGSKKIISILNGLPDLWKNKKLWLCCLPHAHPNQIKKWSETCEWDLLIEEEMTFKEKIYSIFLFSLKKLN encoded by the coding sequence ATAGCAGAGTTTATCTCTGCTATTCTTCCTATCAAGCACGACTTCCTGTTAGTTGATATTGGTTCAGATTTAGGTTTTCTTGGAATAGAGTTGTTAAAAAGAGACATGGTTAAAGAAGTTTGAAATGTGGAGTTAAGCAAAGTTTCATTGAAAGATTCTAAAGAGATTTATTTAAAGAAAAATTTAGATTCCCAAGCAAAATTCATTTTCTCTGATGGGTTTCAGGACATTCCACTCGAAGGCATTAAAGATTACAGAGAAATAATTATTGTTTTGGCTGGATTGGGCTCAAAAAAGATTATTTCTATTTTGAATGGATTACCAGATCTTTGAAAAAATAAAAAACTTTGGTTATGTTGTTTGCCACATGCTCATCCAAATCAAATTAAAAAATGATCTGAAACTTGTGAGTGAGATTTATTAATAGAAGAGGAAATGACCTTTAAGGAAAAAATCTATTCTATATTTCTTTTTTCCTTAAAAAAACTAAATTAA
- a CDS encoding large ribosomal subunit protein bL28, giving the protein MGNRLDRVTNRCAKTGNNRSKAMNATKRAWNLNIQKFQLVDARTGEKVRIRTSVKTVRTWRKQGKIK; this is encoded by the coding sequence ATGGGAAATAGATTAGATAGAGTTACCAATAGATGTGCAAAGACTGGGAATAATAGATCTAAAGCTATGAATGCTACAAAAAGAGCTTGAAACTTAAATATTCAGAAGTTTCAATTAGTTGATGCTAGGACTGGAGAGAAAGTTAGAATCAGGACATCTGTTAAGACTGTAAGGACTTGAAGAAAACAAGGAAAGATTAAATAG
- the rpsD gene encoding 30S ribosomal protein S4: MSRYLGPLYRKARQYGFSFYEDGREFSKGKQRDYPPGQHGTSKFKKQSLYGEQLKEKQKFALLYGLREKQMRRFFNIAKNMKGALAFNFLLLLESKLDNLVFRSGFANTRRGARQLVSHGHILLNGKKVDIPSYIVPVGSTIEVVEKSRGLPIVNFFPEFVPLPFLESQGKYKTIYKRYPQRSELNLELNEVSATEWYKRYS, translated from the coding sequence ATGTCTAGATATTTAGGACCTTTATATAGAAAAGCCAGACAATATGGTTTTTCTTTTTATGAGGATGGTAGAGAGTTTAGCAAGGGAAAACAAAGAGATTATCCTCCCGGGCAACATGGAACTTCTAAATTTAAAAAGCAAAGCTTGTACGGGGAGCAACTTAAAGAGAAGCAAAAGTTCGCTTTACTTTACGGACTTAGAGAGAAACAAATGAGAAGATTTTTCAACATTGCCAAAAATATGAAAGGGGCTTTGGCATTCAATTTTCTTTTGCTTTTGGAAAGTAAGTTAGACAATTTAGTATTTAGATCTGGTTTCGCGAACACTAGAAGAGGTGCCAGACAATTGGTTTCACACGGACACATTCTTTTAAATGGAAAAAAGGTGGATATACCTTCCTATATAGTTCCTGTGGGCTCTACTATTGAAGTTGTGGAGAAAAGTAGAGGACTTCCAATAGTTAACTTTTTTCCTGAGTTTGTTCCTTTACCATTTTTAGAATCGCAGGGAAAATACAAGACTATATATAAAAGATATCCTCAAAGATCTGAATTAAATCTGGAGCTTAATGAAGTTTCTGCTACAGAGTGATATAAGAGATATAGCTAG